The genomic region ACCCTCGACCAACCGGCTAGCGCTGGGTCAGCCGGTAGATGACCAGGTACATGGCGGCGCCCATGCCGACCGCGAGGCCGATGGGCAGGAACAGCGCCCGAAAGCCGAACAGCCGGTCGGCACCAAAGCCCACCAGTCCCCAGAACGCCATCCCGGCGATCAGAGTTCCGAAGACGTTCCACGCCTCGCCTGGGTGCTGCCCGCCCCGGGCGCGCTGCCGGGGCGGACGACCGGACGCGTGCGGGATGCCGGCACCTTCGGGTGATCCACCATCGGGCCCGGGCCGCCGCGCGGCGCCGCCGACCAGCCCCGGGCCGTGCTCGCCGCGCTCGCTGCGCTCGCCGCGTTCGTTCATCGCGTCGGCGGCCGTCGCGCGGGGTCCCAGGCGCCGGGGCGCTCCGGGTCGAAAAACGGCACCCGGGTGTGGGTCGCGACCCAGAGTTCGGCGCCCATCCAGGCGAAGACGCCCCCGAAGATCGACCAGGCGAAGGCCGGCAGGTCGAGCGCCGAGCTGTCCTGGAGCCCCAGCAGCACCACCCCGAGCACCGCGATCTTCAGCGCGTAGGTGCCGAGGGCCGCCGGCAGCAGCAGGTGCGGCGCCCGGCGCGCGACCGCGCCCACCGCCAGCTTGCTGATGGTGAAGAACGCGACGACGATCGCGAGCCCGAGCGCCGCGCTCAGCGCGCCGGTCCCGCCGCGCAGCCCCGCGGAGATCGCCAGGGCGGGCACCGCGAGCGCGAGAGTGAGGAGCAGGCCGAGTCGGATCACCCGGGCCACCGGCACGATCACGCGCGTGCCGACTTCTGCGTACGGACGAGCAGCGCGAGCAGCGCCGCGAGCCCGACCCCGACGGTGGCGACGAGGATCGGCAGGGGGGAGGCGGAGAACGACGCGGCGACACCGCCGAACCCGACCAGAGCCGCCCAGAAATACATGAACAGAACCGCCCTCACGTGCGAATTACCGATCTCCAGCATCCGGTGGTGGAGATGCATCTTGTCGGCCGCGAACGGCGACCGCCCCGCCCGCGTCCGCCGGATGACCGCGAGCCCCAGGTCGAGGAAGGGAACAGCGAGGACGGCCACGGGAATCGCCAGCGGGATCAGCGACGGATACGACCGCGAGGGTCCAGCGTAACCCCCGTAGGCGACCTGCCCGGTGACGGAGATCATCGAGGCGGCGGACAGCAGGCCGATCAGCATGGAGCCGGAGTCGCCCATGAACAGCCGGGCCGGATTGAAGTTGTGCGGCAGGAACCCGACGCACACCCCGGCGGTGACCGCGGCGAGCAGGGCCGCGGGCGACGCCCGGTAGAAACCGTCGATCACCGCGATCTCGTAGGCGAAGTAGAAGGTCGCCAGTGACGCGATCGCCGCGACGCCGGCGGCGAGCCCGTCGAGCCCGTCGATGAAGTTCATCGCGTTGATCAGCAGGACGGTGGCGAGGATCGACAGCGGGACCGCGGTCTCCGGCCCGAGGCTCAGCGTGGTCTCGCTGTTGCGGTCGATGGCGAACGACCACTGGACGCCGAGCAGCACCATGATGCCGGCGGCGGCGACCTGGCCGGCGAGCTTGGTCAGGGAGTCCAGCTCCCACCGGTCGTCGGCGACGCCGAGCAGGCAGATCAGCGTGCCGGCGATGAGCACGGCCCGCGTCTCCGACCAGTCCTGGGAGACCACCGACAGAAACGGCAGCCGGTCGGCCACCTCCAGCCCGGCGTAGAGGCCGGCGAGCATCGCCAGGCCGCCGAGCCGGGGCGTCGGGATCGCGTGGACGTCGCGGTCACGCACCCCGGCGACGGCGCCGATGCGCATGGCGAAGGTCCGGGCCAGCGGCGTGGCGAGGAACGTCACCGCCGCCGAGACCACGAAGACGAGCAGGTACTCGCGCACCGTCGGGTATCTCCCACTGCCGACCCGGATGTGGTGGAAGGCTGTCGTGCAACGATCTGGCGGACCGATCGGGTGAACGATCCGGTGGTACTGGAGAACTGCCCGCGGCGGCTACCGCGGCTACCGCGGGTAAGCGGGATGCCGTTCGACGAGCGTGGCGACGCCCGCGGCGATGTCCGCGGCGGCGGCGGGATCACGCACCGCCCGGGCGATCAGGGCGGCGATCTCCTTCATCTCGCCCTCCCTCATCCCCTGGGTGGTGACCGCCGGCGTGCCGACCCGGATCCCGGAGGAGATCGCGGGCGGCTGCGGGTCGTAGGGGATCGCGTTCTTGTTCAGGGTGATGCCGGCGGCGTCGCAGCGGGTCTCGGCGTCGCGCCCGCTGACCCCG from Frankia alni ACN14a harbors:
- a CDS encoding AtpZ/AtpI family protein, which gives rise to MNERGERSERGEHGPGLVGGAARRPGPDGGSPEGAGIPHASGRPPRQRARGGQHPGEAWNVFGTLIAGMAFWGLVGFGADRLFGFRALFLPIGLAVGMGAAMYLVIYRLTQR
- a CDS encoding MraY family glycosyltransferase; its protein translation is MREYLLVFVVSAAVTFLATPLARTFAMRIGAVAGVRDRDVHAIPTPRLGGLAMLAGLYAGLEVADRLPFLSVVSQDWSETRAVLIAGTLICLLGVADDRWELDSLTKLAGQVAAAGIMVLLGVQWSFAIDRNSETTLSLGPETAVPLSILATVLLINAMNFIDGLDGLAAGVAAIASLATFYFAYEIAVIDGFYRASPAALLAAVTAGVCVGFLPHNFNPARLFMGDSGSMLIGLLSAASMISVTGQVAYGGYAGPSRSYPSLIPLAIPVAVLAVPFLDLGLAVIRRTRAGRSPFAADKMHLHHRMLEIGNSHVRAVLFMYFWAALVGFGGVAASFSASPLPILVATVGVGLAALLALLVRTQKSARA